CACCGACGATGGCGGCCAGACCTGGCAGCAGTTCCGCTCCGGATTGCCGCAACACCACGCCTACCATCTGGTGTATCGCCACGGACTCGCACTGGCGCCCGCGACGGGCGGCGAGCGAACGCTGGCAATGGCGAGTACCACCGGCGGCGTATGGATCAGTGATGACACCGGGGAGGCGTGGTCAACGCTTGACGCATCGCTGCCACCGGTTGCTGCCGTGACGTGGAGCGTGTAGTCGCGGGCGCGTTGCACGCGCCCGGCGCGCATGCGACGGGGTCGCCTGACGACTCTGATTCGAGAACCACCATCGGATTGCGGCACGCAACACCGTTGGCAATTGCGACTGATTGGCGGGCTGCGGCAACGCTGACGGGTATCACCGATGAAGCCGCACTTGCAGGTCTGTGTGCCGCACTGCTGCCGTCCGCCACGGTCGTATCAGCCAGGGAAAGAGCGCTGCTCGCTGCGATATCGTCACAGCCTGTCGCGACGACCGCCATTGATCGCACAATATCGGCGATACAACAAGGCACCGATCCACTCGGTGAGTGCTTGCTGGCACTGCGTCCTGCCGCGCAGCGCCGGGCTGATGGCGCCGTCTACACCCCTGCAACGATCCTCGCACCGATGATCGCGTGGCTGCGCACGCAGGGTAAGCCGGTTCGCGTGGTCGACCCTGGTGCTGGGTCAGGCCGGTTCATTCTCGCCGCTGGTGCTGCGTTCGATAACGCGCAATTGATTGCGGTCGAAACTGACCCCTTGGCGGCGCTGGTGCTGCGCACCAACCTGCATCTGCGCGGCATGACAACGCGCAGTCAAGTCCTGGTCGACGACTACCGGCGGATCAAACTGCCAAAGATCGCGGGTATGACCGCGTTCGTGGGCAACCCACCCTATGTGCGTCACCATCACATCGGCGCGCGCTGGAAGCGCTGGTACACCCGCAACTTCAAGACGCTCGGTATTCACGCGAGTGCAATGGCAGGGTTGCATCTGCATTTCTTCCTGAAGACCGCTCTGTTGGCCAGCGCCAACGACGTTGGTACGTTTGTCACGTCGGCTGAGTGGCTGGACGTGAACTATGGCGCTGCGCTGCGCAAGCTGTTGACGCAGCATCTGGGCGTGGTCGGGCTGCATGTGCTCGCGCCGGCTGTCGAGGGCTTCTCCGGTACGGCTACCACCACGGCCATCAGCTGCTTCCGGGGGGCCGCGCCGCAGACGTCCGTTCGCGTCCGCGCGGTGAATAGTCTGACCGAACTGGCGGCTCTGGATTCCGGCGCCGTCGTCCTGCCAGCGCAGCTCGACGCCGCAACACGCTGGTCCTCTGTCATTTATCCAGTGCAAGCACGCGACAGCGACACCGTGCCGCTTGGCGAGCTGTTTCGCGTGCTGCGCGGACAGGTGACCGGCGCCAACCGCGTCTGGGTATTCGGCGACGATCGTCCATCCCTACCGGACAGCGTCCTGATCCCCACGATTACGCGCGCGCAGGATCTCATTCGGGTGGCGGACCGGCTGGAGTCCACCGCCAGCCTGCGTCGCGTCGTTGATCTTGCTCCCGACCTCGATTGCTATGTCGGCGACGAGCGGGAGCAAATTGATGCCTATTTGACGTGGGCCAGACGCCATCGTGCCGACCAGGGTTACATCGCGCGGCATCGGCGCGCGTGGTGGTCGGTTGGCCTGCGGGAACCGGCGCCGATCTTGTGCACCTACATGGCCCGTCGAGCGCCGCAATTTACGCTGAATGTTGGCGAGGCCCGGCACATCAACGTGGCGCACGGGCTGTATCCGCGCCAGCCGATGAGTGAACGCCAACTGGCCGCCATCGTCGAATGGCTCAATCGCAACGTTGAGGTGGGCAGCGGCCGCACGTACGCCTGGGGACTGATCAAGTTTGAGCCGAAAGAGGTACAGCAATTGCGCATCCCGGCTCACCTCGCATCCGGATAGCTGCTAAGGAAAGGCTGAACAAGTCTCCGCGAAGCTGCGCGCGGCGGATTGGGATGGATGGCGAGGCGCAAAACGCAGTCGTAGCGGGGCTACGACGAGGCTTTGCAACGAAGCCAGCCGCCCAAGTCCGGCGATGCGCGGCTCGTGAGGGACTTGTTCAGCGTTTCCCTAACTCCGGTACCGGGCGCCGTTGCGATGGCTCGGCCTGTCTACACTCACTGAATCATTCCCATCAAGAGGCACTGCGTCATGCGCATCGCAATCGGCGGCTTCCAGCACGAAACCAATACCTTTGCGCCATCGCGTGCGACCTACGAGCGCTTTGTGCAGGGCGGCGGCTGGCCGCCAGTGTCGATTGGCGACGAGATCTTCGAGCGCTTCCAGAACCAGAACATCCCGATCTCGGGCTTCATGAAGGAGATCGGCGCGGCGCATACGCTGATCCCGACTGCATGGGCCGCCGCCAGCCCGAGTGCGCAGGTGACCGATGACGCCTTCGAGCGCATCGCGGGCGCGATCTGCGACGGCATCCGCAAGGCCAACGCTGACATGGTCTACCTCGACCTGCACGGCGCTATGGTGACTGATTCGCACGCCGATGGCGAAGGCGAGCTGCTGCGTCGCGTGCGCGCGATCGTTGGCCCCAAAGTGCCGGTCGCAGTGAGCCTGGATCTGCACTCGAACACCACGCCGGCGATGTTCGCCAACAGCGAATTGCTGGTGGCCTATCGCACCTATCCGCATATCGACATGGCGGAAACCGGTGCCCGTGCGGCGTTCTACCTGAAGCAGCGCATCGGTGGCATGGCGGCGCCCAAGGTGGCGTGGCGGGTGTTGCCCTACCTCATTCCGATTACTGCGCAATGCACCGACCTGTTCCCCGGCAACGACATCTACACGCTGGTTGGCCAACTTGAATCAAACGACGTGCCGAGCGCGTCGTTCACGCCCGGCTTTCCGGCTGCGGACTTCGACGGCTGTGCGCCCGTGGTGTGGGCCTATGGCGTGAATGACGCTGCAGCGGCAGACGCCGCAAGCAAGCTTGAGCGACGGGTGCTGGCGGCGGAGGGTGAGTGGGACGCCCGCGTGCTCAGTGCGGTCGAAGCGGTACGCGAGGCACAGCTGATCGCCAGCACAGCGCGCAAGCCGGTAGTGATTGCCGACACCCAGGACAACCCCGGTGCGGGTGGCGACAGTGACACCATGGGCATGGTGCGTGCGCTGCTCGAATGCCGTGCCGAACGCGCGGCGACCGGGTTGATCGTGGATGGCGCGGCAGCGAAAGCGGCGCATGAAGTTGGCGTGGGCAAAACGCTCAACTTTGCGCTCGGTGGCAAGAGCCGCATTCCCGGCGATTCGCCGCTGGAACTGCCGTGGACGGTGGAAGCGCTGCACGAAGGCAACTTCGCCGCGACCGGGCCGTTCTATCGCGGCATGAAGATGCGCCTCGGGCCGTCGGCCTGCCTGCGCTATCAGGGCGTGCGCATCGTCGTTG
This is a stretch of genomic DNA from Casimicrobium huifangae. It encodes these proteins:
- a CDS encoding Eco57I restriction-modification methylase domain-containing protein, producing the protein MAIATDWRAAATLTGITDEAALAGLCAALLPSATVVSARERALLAAISSQPVATTAIDRTISAIQQGTDPLGECLLALRPAAQRRADGAVYTPATILAPMIAWLRTQGKPVRVVDPGAGSGRFILAAGAAFDNAQLIAVETDPLAALVLRTNLHLRGMTTRSQVLVDDYRRIKLPKIAGMTAFVGNPPYVRHHHIGARWKRWYTRNFKTLGIHASAMAGLHLHFFLKTALLASANDVGTFVTSAEWLDVNYGAALRKLLTQHLGVVGLHVLAPAVEGFSGTATTTAISCFRGAAPQTSVRVRAVNSLTELAALDSGAVVLPAQLDAATRWSSVIYPVQARDSDTVPLGELFRVLRGQVTGANRVWVFGDDRPSLPDSVLIPTITRAQDLIRVADRLESTASLRRVVDLAPDLDCYVGDEREQIDAYLTWARRHRADQGYIARHRRAWWSVGLREPAPILCTYMARRAPQFTLNVGEARHINVAHGLYPRQPMSERQLAAIVEWLNRNVEVGSGRTYAWGLIKFEPKEVQQLRIPAHLASG
- a CDS encoding M81 family metallopeptidase, giving the protein MRIAIGGFQHETNTFAPSRATYERFVQGGGWPPVSIGDEIFERFQNQNIPISGFMKEIGAAHTLIPTAWAAASPSAQVTDDAFERIAGAICDGIRKANADMVYLDLHGAMVTDSHADGEGELLRRVRAIVGPKVPVAVSLDLHSNTTPAMFANSELLVAYRTYPHIDMAETGARAAFYLKQRIGGMAAPKVAWRVLPYLIPITAQCTDLFPGNDIYTLVGQLESNDVPSASFTPGFPAADFDGCAPVVWAYGVNDAAAADAASKLERRVLAAEGEWDARVLSAVEAVREAQLIASTARKPVVIADTQDNPGAGGDSDTMGMVRALLECRAERAATGLIVDGAAAKAAHEVGVGKTLNFALGGKSRIPGDSPLELPWTVEALHEGNFAATGPFYRGMKMRLGPSACLRYQGVRIVVATYKTQLADQAMYRYVGIEPTEQAILVNKSSVHFRADFTPIAEKILVAKAPGPMAADPADLPWRHLPRGIRLHPFGKPFA